In Zalophus californianus isolate mZalCal1 chromosome 17, mZalCal1.pri.v2, whole genome shotgun sequence, one DNA window encodes the following:
- the CACNG6 gene encoding voltage-dependent calcium channel gamma-6 subunit isoform X1 — translation MMMWSNFFMQEEDRRRREAAGRRRAQGQHQLTPELEGKIKLGLLLSAVGSTLAVLAVGTEFWVELNTYKTNGSAICDAAHLGLWKMCTKRLWQADVPAGRDTCGPAELPGEANCTYFKFFTTGENARIFQRTTKKEVNLAAAVIAVLGLAVMALGCLCIIMVLSKGADFLLRVGAVCFGLSGLLLLVSLEVFRYSVQALLQRVSPEPPPAPALTYEYSWSLGCGVGASLVLLLGGGCFLLLTLPPWPWGSLCPKQGHRAA, via the exons ATGATGATGTGGTCCAACTTTTTCATGCAAGAGGAGGACCGGCGGCGGCGGGAGGCTGCGGGCCGGCGGCGGGCTCAGGGGCAGCACCAGCTGACGCCGGAGCTGGAGGGGAAAATCAAGCTGGGGCTCCTGCTGAGCGCCGTGGGCTCCACGCTCGCTGTGCTGGCCGTGGGCACCGAGTTCTGGGTAGAGCTCAACACCTACAAGACCAATGGCAGCGCTATCTGCGATGCTGCCCACCTGGGGCTCTGGAAGATGTGCACCAAGCGACTGTGGCAGGCCGACGTGCCCGCGGGCAGAGACACCTGCGGCCCCGCAGAGCTGCCTGGAG AAGCAAACTGTacctattttaaattctttaccaCGGGGGAGAATGCGCGCATCTTCCAGAGAACTACAAAGAAAG AGGTAAATCTGGCAGCTGCAGTGATAGCAGTGCTGGGCCTGGCAGTCATGGCCTTGGGGTGCCTCTGTATCATCATGGTGCTCAGCAAAGGTGCAGACTTCCTACTCCGAGTTGGAGCCGTCTGCTTTGGCCTCTCAG GTCTGCTGCTCCTGGTCAGCCTGGAGGTGTTCCGGTATTCCGTGCAAGCCCTCCTGCAGAGAGTCAGCCCTGAgcctcccccggcccccgccctCACCTATGAATACTCCTGGTCCCTGGGCTGTGGTGTGGGGGCCAGCCTGGTTCTGCTGCTGGGGGGAGGCTGCTTTCTCCTGCTCACCCTGCCTCCCTGGCCCtggggctccctctgccccaagcAGGGGCACAGGGCCGCCTAG
- the CACNG6 gene encoding voltage-dependent calcium channel gamma-6 subunit isoform X2: protein MMMWSNFFMQEEDRRRREAAGRRRAQGQHQLTPELEGKIKLGLLLSAVGSTLAVLAVGTEFWVELNTYKTNGSAICDAAHLGLWKMCTKRLWQADVPAGRDTCGPAELPGEANCTYFKFFTTGENARIFQRTTKKGLLLLVSLEVFRYSVQALLQRVSPEPPPAPALTYEYSWSLGCGVGASLVLLLGGGCFLLLTLPPWPWGSLCPKQGHRAA, encoded by the exons ATGATGATGTGGTCCAACTTTTTCATGCAAGAGGAGGACCGGCGGCGGCGGGAGGCTGCGGGCCGGCGGCGGGCTCAGGGGCAGCACCAGCTGACGCCGGAGCTGGAGGGGAAAATCAAGCTGGGGCTCCTGCTGAGCGCCGTGGGCTCCACGCTCGCTGTGCTGGCCGTGGGCACCGAGTTCTGGGTAGAGCTCAACACCTACAAGACCAATGGCAGCGCTATCTGCGATGCTGCCCACCTGGGGCTCTGGAAGATGTGCACCAAGCGACTGTGGCAGGCCGACGTGCCCGCGGGCAGAGACACCTGCGGCCCCGCAGAGCTGCCTGGAG AAGCAAACTGTacctattttaaattctttaccaCGGGGGAGAATGCGCGCATCTTCCAGAGAACTACAAAGAAAG GTCTGCTGCTCCTGGTCAGCCTGGAGGTGTTCCGGTATTCCGTGCAAGCCCTCCTGCAGAGAGTCAGCCCTGAgcctcccccggcccccgccctCACCTATGAATACTCCTGGTCCCTGGGCTGTGGTGTGGGGGCCAGCCTGGTTCTGCTGCTGGGGGGAGGCTGCTTTCTCCTGCTCACCCTGCCTCCCTGGCCCtggggctccctctgccccaagcAGGGGCACAGGGCCGCCTAG